One segment of Rickettsiales bacterium DNA contains the following:
- the ccoG gene encoding cytochrome c oxidase accessory protein CcoG, which produces MSDTQLFEKQKRIYPKRTWGRYRKLKWVAMIATLSIYYLTPWLRWDRGPNAPDQAILIDIPHSRAYFFFIEIWPQEVYYFTGLLILAAIGLFFVTSLFGRVWCGYTCPQTVWTDLFVWVERIIQGDRNARMKLDKQPRFSLERIWKKTATHSIWLVVGALTGGAWVFYFNDAPTLMENILHGELPTAVLGWIAALTLSTYIMAGYAREQVCTHMCPYARFQSAMFDKDSLIIAYDNDRGETRGKLKEKPSTPNQGDCIDCSLCVQVCPVGIDIRDGLQMECIACGLCVDACNDVMEKIDLPQGLIRYDTEHNKQARRSGKLEQFTFLRWRTLGYTLILAAVGGIMLFSLLTHSPLELHVLHDRNPLFVTLSDGSIRNGYDIKILNKTHDDKSYSLTLVGPKNAEIRVQGAGELEQSALSVYADSVAHYRIFVTTAKPPTSRVKMQFTLQDNASSEQDTMETIFISGKQ; this is translated from the coding sequence ATGTCTGATACTCAGCTCTTTGAGAAACAAAAACGCATCTACCCCAAGCGCACATGGGGGCGTTACCGTAAACTGAAATGGGTGGCCATGATCGCCACGCTCAGCATTTATTATCTCACGCCATGGCTGCGCTGGGATAGAGGGCCGAACGCGCCCGATCAGGCGATCCTCATCGATATCCCACATAGCCGCGCCTATTTTTTCTTCATCGAAATCTGGCCACAGGAAGTTTATTACTTCACCGGCCTTCTTATCCTCGCGGCGATTGGGTTATTCTTCGTCACCAGCTTGTTTGGCCGCGTGTGGTGTGGTTACACCTGCCCGCAAACCGTATGGACCGATTTATTCGTCTGGGTTGAGCGCATCATTCAGGGTGACCGCAATGCACGGATGAAGCTGGATAAACAACCGCGTTTTAGTCTGGAGCGCATCTGGAAAAAAACGGCAACCCATTCCATCTGGCTAGTAGTTGGGGCGCTTACGGGTGGCGCATGGGTGTTCTACTTTAACGATGCCCCGACGCTCATGGAAAATATCCTGCATGGCGAGCTCCCCACTGCCGTGCTGGGCTGGATTGCCGCCCTCACCCTTTCCACCTATATCATGGCCGGTTATGCACGCGAACAAGTCTGCACCCATATGTGCCCCTATGCACGGTTTCAATCTGCCATGTTTGATAAAGATTCGCTCATCATCGCCTATGACAATGACCGTGGCGAAACCCGTGGCAAACTAAAAGAGAAGCCCTCCACCCCGAACCAAGGCGACTGCATCGATTGCTCATTATGTGTGCAGGTCTGCCCGGTCGGTATCGATATTCGCGATGGCTTGCAGATGGAGTGCATCGCCTGCGGTTTATGCGTCGATGCCTGTAATGATGTGATGGAGAAAATTGACCTACCTCAAGGCCTCATTCGTTACGATACGGAACATAACAAGCAAGCTCGTCGAAGTGGCAAACTCGAACAATTTACCTTCCTGCGCTGGCGTACCTTAGGCTACACGCTAATTCTGGCAGCGGTCGGCGGGATCATGCTCTTCAGCCTACTTACGCATTCACCGCTGGAACTGCACGTCTTACATGATCGTAACCCACTTTTTGTCACGCTTTCAGATGGTTCCATTCGCAACGGTTATGACATTAAAATTCTCAACAAAACGCATGATGATAAAAGCTACTCCCTGACATTAGTTGGCCCCAAAAATGCCGAAATCCGCGTACAAGGCGCAGGCGAATTAGAGCAATCCGCTCTCTCTGTTTATGCCGATAGCGTCGCGCATTACCGCATCTTCGTAACAACC